A genomic window from Fusarium falciforme chromosome 2, complete sequence includes:
- a CDS encoding NmrA domain-containing protein — MVKIAIAGGSGNLGQEVIDGLVATGKHEILLLSRKAWLQDVPSDTSPSGVKWIKADYQDPAQLKVVLKGVDTVLSFIVAHLDAGGVAQKHLIDACVAAGVRRFAPSEWFSSSFENFPWYESKGTVREYLETLNKYEKVLEYSLFHPGLFLDELVYPQRSSKYVIPLEFTISFEKRRALILEGSEDARISLTTVQDIVQVVTRAVDYEGVWPVVGGIRGNSITIGQLIALGEKIRGPFKVEKLKAQDLKAGVVKSDWKLKIEHPAVGLENAEAWGEMVSRCMLLALQAGEVDCSDEWNQLLPDYKFTQAEDFLVKWWNGKP, encoded by the exons ATGGTCAAGATTGCTATCGCAGGCGGCTCTGGAA accTCGGGCAGGAGGTTAtcgatggccttgttgctACTGGGAAGCATGAAATTCTACTCTTATCCAGAAAGGCATGGCT CCAGGATGTTCCTTCTGACACGTCTCCGTCGGGCGTAAAATGGATCAAGGCAGACTACCAGGACCCGGCTCAACTGAAGGTTGTGCTGAAGGGTGTCGATACTGTCCTCTCGTTCATCGTTGCACACTTGGACGCGGGTGGAGTGGCACAGAAGCATCTCATTGATGCATGTGTTGCAGCCGGGGTTAGGAGATTCGCCCCTAGCGAATGGTTCTC GTCGAGTTTTGAAAATTTTCCCTGGTATGAAAGCAAGGGCACAGTCCGCGAGTATCTCGAGACACTTAACAAGTACGAAAAA gtcctcgagtACTCGCTTTTCCACCCAGGACTCTTCCTAGACGAGCTAGTCTACCCTCAAAGATCCTCCAAATATGTCATTCCGCTCGAGTTCACCATTAGCTTTGAGAAGCGGCGAGCACTCATCCTGGAGGGCAGCGAAGACGCCCGAATCTCCCTCACCACAGTCCAGGATATCGTTCAGGTTGTCACCAGAGCCGTCGACTACGAGGGCGTCTGGCCGGTTGTGGGAGGTATCCGAGGCAACAGCATCACGATTGGACAGCTCATCGCCCTTGGAGAAAAGATCCGCGGTCCCTTCAAGGTCGAAAAGCTCAAGGCTCAGGACCTCAAGGCTGGAGTGGTCAAGAGTGATTGGAAGCTCAAGATCGAGCACCCTGCTGTCGGACTAGAAAATGCTGAGGCTTGGGGGGAAATGGTTTCTCGCTGCATGCTTTTGGCCCTACAGGCCGGGGAAGTTGACTGTTCGGATGAGTGGAACCAGTTGCTGCCCGACTATAAGTTTACCCAGGCGGAGGACTTCTTGGTGAAGTGGTGGAATGGTAAGCCATAA
- a CDS encoding Glyco-transf-28 domain-containing protein — translation MTTQNSSKEPETVVQQSILQQAQAAAANLASPTGQEALLQDIDLVNPEDDTPPPAYGDTYGEISNEKDAPGTSACVTDDGRVNIRINHLNRRLSQIFTPALRQEIAEDDRPPPPPYIPPSLGGEEGVPPPPPLNVVIQVVGSRGDVQPFVALGKVLKDTYGHRVRLATHPTFKDFVQENGLEFFSIGGDPSTLMAFMVKNPGLMPGFRSLLGGEVGQRRKDVAEYIQGCWRSCYRAGDGMDLDDNSEPSGNDPATRPFVADCIIANPPSFAHIHCAEKLGIPLHIMFTMPYSPTQAFPHPLANIQSSNADPQLTNYISYSMIELLSWQALGDIINRFRARCLGLDPVSMIWGPGVLQRLKIPHTYCWSPALIPKPKDWGSHVSVSGFYLLNLASNYTPTPELQAFLDAGPPPIYIGFGSIVLDDPNAMTELIFEAVRKTGQRVLLSKGWGGMGADELRIPDNVFMLGNVPHDWLFKQVSCVVHHGGAGTTAAGITAGRPTLVIPFFGDQPFWGAMVARAGAGPNPIPHRQLTADKLADAINFCLKPSSLERATELAAKMAAERGTDMGAQSFHQHLEPDRLRCTLAPSRPAAWRIKRTQIRLSAFAACTLANASLLDFRDLKLFRPQEHYTDEGPLEPISGGTMAFAGSVGSMLMGLVDFPSETLKALNMSSGPSRRQTTQTTMNREESLARVQNTPRSSSSTSNIGSSSMSDGKDHDMLRQTGAHTSKGLGRIVKAIVQGPMDISVSFTKGLHNVPKLLGDDTVRPQEQVSDFKSGARAAGREFGLGWYDGVTGLFTQPWRGAQKEGVSGFFKGIGRGVGGFVAKPCAGVFGIPGYVMKGVHKEVQKLFGSNVQSYIIASRTAQGYDEWMKSSDAEKEDVIVRWRLIQKYLKKKLDPEMVRDLLEA, via the coding sequence ATGACCACCCAAAATTCTTCAAAAGAACCGGAGACAGTGGTGCAACAATCCATTCTTCAGCAAGcacaagctgctgctgccaatCTCGCAAGTCCCACAGGCCAGGAAGCTCTTCTGCAAGACATTGATCTTGTCAACCCTGAAGACGACACCCCTCCCCCGGCTTATGGCGACACCTATGGCGAAATAAGCAACGAAAAAGACGCCCCAGGCACCAGTGCCTGTGTCACCGACGACGGCCGTGTTAACATCCGCATCAACCATCTCAATCGGCGTCTGTCTCAGATCTTTACTCCCGCCCTCCGCCAGGAGATTGCTGAAGATGATCGCCCACCTCCTCCCCCGTACATCCCTCCATCCTTAGGAGGTGAAGAGGGAGTTCCCCCACCCCCACCCCTGAACGTCGTCATCCAAGTCGTGGGCTCACGCGGAGACGTGCAACCTTTTGTTGCCTTGGGAAAGGTTTTAAAAGACACCTACGGCCATCGAGTACGTCTGGCGACTCATCCCACCTTCAAGGACTTTGTGCAGGAGAATGGCCTGGAATTCTTCAGCATAGGGGGCGACCCCTCCACACTGATGGCCTTTATGGTCAAGAACCCTGGCCTGATGCCGGGCTTCCGCAGTCTTCTAGGCGGAGAGGTAGGGCAGCGAAGGAAAGATGTTGCAGAGTACATTCAAGGCTGCTGGCGATCATGTTACCGAGCTGGAGATGGAATGGATCTTGATGACAATTCTGAGCCCTCCGGAAACGATCCTGCAACAAGACCTTTTGTCGCCGACTGCATCATCGCCAACCCTCCAAGCTTTGCTCATATTCATTGCGCAGAGAAGCTAGGCATTCCTCTCCACATCATGTTCACCATGCCATATTCTCCCACCCAGGCCTTTCCCCATCCACTCGCCAACATCCAGTCTTCCAACGCCGACCCTCAACTCACAAATTACATAAGTTATTCAATGATCGAACTCCTCTCATGGCAAGCTCTAGGCGATATTATCAACCGGTTTCGTGCGAGGTGTCTCGGCTTGGATCCCGTTAGTATGATCTGGGGCCCTGGGGTGCTTCAGCGCCTTAAGATCCCTCATACATACTGCTGGTCTCCGGCTCTGATACCTAAGCCGAAAGACTGGGGCTCTCACGTATCAGTATCCGGGTTTTATCTTCTCAACTTGGCCTCCAACTACACCCCTACCCCTGAGCTCCAGGCATTTCTCGACGCCGGTCCACCCCCCATCTACATTGGATTCGGGAGCATCGTCCTCGACGATCCTAATGCCATGACGGAGCTAATTTTCGAAGCCGTCAGGAAGACTGGCCAACGAGTCCTCCTTTCCAAAGGCTGGGGCGGCATGGGCGCTGACGAGCTTCGTATCCCCGACAACGTCTTCATGCTAGGGAACGTGCCCCATGATTGGCTCTTCAAGCAAGTCTCATGCGTCGTTCACCATGGAGGTGCAGGAACCACAGCGGCAGGCATAACCGCTGGCCGACCAACTCTCGTCATTCCCTTCTTCGGAGACCAACCTTTCTGGGGCGCCATGGTCGCTCGAGCAGGCGCCGGCCCCAACCCAATCCCTCATAGACAACTCACAGCGGATAAACTAGCCGACGCCATCAATTTCTGCCTGAAACCTTCAAGCCTAGAACGCGCCACTGAGCTCGCAGCCAAGATGGCAGCAGAGAGAGGCACCGATATGGGGGCCCAGTCATTCCATCAACATCTCGAGCCCGACCGGCTCCGTTGCACTCTCGCACCATCCCGACCAGCCGCATGGCGCATCAAACGCACGCAAATCAGGTTGAGCGCTTTTGCAGCTTGTACTCTGGCGAATGCAAGCCTTTTGGATTTCCGTGACTTGAAGCTCTTTAGACCACAAGAACATTACACTGATGAGGGTCCTTTGGAGCCAATATCCGGAGGTACCATGGCATTTGCGGGGTCGGTCGGTAGCATGTTGATGGGGCTGGTCGATTTTCCTTCAGAGACGCTGAAGGCCTTGAACATGTCGTCTGGGCCCAGTCGAAGGCAGACCACACAAACGACCATGAACAGGGAGGAGTCTCTTGCCCGTGTTCAAAACACTCCCCGATCGTCATCTTCCACTTCCAACATTGGGTCAAGCTCCATGTCGGATGGCAAGGACCATGACATGCTGCGCCAGACTGGCGCACATACAAGCAAAGGCCTCGGGCGTATCGTAAAGGCAATCGTGCAAGGACCCATGGACATATCAGTGAGTTTCACCAAAGGACTTCACAACGTCCCCAAACTTCTGGGAGACGATACAGTACGCCCTCAGGAACAAGTCAGCGACTTCAAATCAGGTGCCAGAGCAGCAGGGAGAGAGTTTGGCCTCGGCTGGTACGACGGTGTCACCGGCTTGTTCACTCAACCCTGGAGAGGCGCCCAGAAAGAGGGTGTCAGCGGTTTTTTCAAAGGCATCGGCAGAGGGGTTGGAGGGTTCGTAGCCAAGCCATGTGCAGGTGTTTTTGGTATCCCTGGTTATGTGATGAAGGGGGTACACAAAGAAGTACAGAAGTTATTTGGCAGCAATGTCCAGAGCTACATCATTGCCTCTAGGACGGCTCAGGGATACGACGAGTGGATGAAGAGCTCTGATGCAGAGAAGGAGGATGTCATTGTTCGGTGGAGGCTGATTCAGAAGTACCTAAAAAAGAAACTAGACCCTGAGATGGTGCGGGATCTCCTAGAAGCATAG
- a CDS encoding Zn(2)-C6 fungal-type domain-containing protein: MEAATSIPGWGSPSPSAADMPNQAVVEVQAPRKRFRVRKGTKSCWECKRRKIRCTFAASTDMRCTGCKRRRTACVSQEFPDESTAFCSTDIGRPPAYGDRLGRLEASVELLVKSSGANGRNCSDPGSPSRVTLRDTTGSTDTLPQAGFISSETPVWTSPISPAGEVVVACKLDEISRALAATWPKPHELEMILSEPLSDGISFLEILHKIGYIPSAPSSEGSPPQSVPLIPRPRDMLQLPPPGSRPVLIAKKIFLLGLYTQGIQPHTKYYDAMSRMVEAAISLVTTRDELTNSLEGIECIALECLYHEGAGNLRRAWLAIRRAIAMSQIIGLHRGNATSLSLEALEPETRERVDSEHMWLRVMQIDRYISLMLGLPHFSPESVPAQPESMERCTPVERMRRLDAVAGGRILVRNQDDIRDGVTETREIDQLLQRSSEIMPPQWWLSGSEATNYQSNQGEQEGEEIQILEATVRITDQLIHYQLLVQLHFPYLLCSSTQSKYDYSKMTAVHASRELLRRFLAFRVIYPVSSYCHGLEFSTFIAIAALCLAHMEARRQVLAEEIATKSSVLCFLTHQRPADRGMMERAVENMESLAAARNNILVKKAVAILRHLLIIEADVAAGGWYSAESSPAKTHDTEEEFGGLSEGGNVLQILIPYFGTVKIRRSGIDTSISSLMPPPSGGRNEHAESNTQRASARTSHPAVFSLDKNSQDAHILMPEFDTGTSDWALQGIDVSFLGDLAGTGTDAVV, from the coding sequence ATGGAGGCTGCCACCTCAATCCCGGGATGGGGGTCCCCTAGTCCATCGGCGGCTGACATGCCTAACCAAGCCGTCGTCGAAGTCCAGGCCCCAAGGAAGAGGTTCCGCGTCCGTAAGGGCACAAAGAGTTGCTGGGAATGCAAGCGGCGGAAGATACGCTGCACATTTGCAGCATCCACGGACATGCGTTGTACCGGGTGCAAGCGCCGGCGGACGGCGTGCGTCAGCCAGGAGTTCCCGGACGAATCTACTGCTTTCTGTTCCACCGACATCGGCAGACCGCCGGCTTACGGAGACAGACTCGGCCGCTTAGAAGCCTCCGTTGAGCTGCTGGTCAAGAGTTCCGGGGCCAATGGTCGCAACTGCAGTGACCCTGGTAGTCCCTCTCGCGTCACCCTTCGGGACACAACTGGCTCGACCGACACTTTGCCCCAAGCGGGTTTCATATCTTCAGAGACTCCTGTGTGGACGTCGCCCATCTCGCCCGCAGGAGAAGTGGTAGTGGCATGCAAACTCGATGAAATATCCCGAGCTCTTGCTGCGACTTGGCCGAAGCCGCATGAACTCGAGATGATCTTAAGTGAGCCACTTAGCGACGGCATATCCTTTTTGGAAATCCTTCATAAGATCGGCTACATTCCCAGCGCTCCGTCTAGTGAGGGCTCACCACCACAAAGCGTGCCCCTTATTCCGCGGCCGCGAGACATGTTGCAGCTGCCACCGCCAGGCTCGCGCCCTGTGCTTATTGCAAAGAAGATCTTCCTCCTGGGTCTCTACACTCAAGGCATACAACCCCATACCAAGTATTACGATGCCATGTCCCGCATGGTAGAAGCCGCCATTAGCCTGGTAACGACCAGGGACGAGCTCACCAACTCCCTAGAAGGGATAGAGTGCATTGCTTTGGAGTGTCTTTACCATGAGGGTGCTGGGAATCTTCGCCGCGCATGGCTTGCAATCCGCAGAGCCATAGCCATGTCCCAGATCATAGGCCTCCACCGCGGCAATGCCACGAGCTTGTCTTTAGAAGCTCTGGAGCCAGAAACTCGTGAGCGGGTTGACTCTGAGCACATGTGGCTTCGAGTTATGCAAATAGACCGCTATATCTCCCTGATGCTGGGCCTGCCGCATTTTTCACCCGAGAGTGTCCCCGCCCAGCCTGAGTCGATGGAGCGATGCACCCCGGTAGAGCGGATGCGGCGTCTTGACGCGGTAGCAGGAGGACGCATCCTAGTGCGCAACCAAGACGACATTAGAGACGGAGTCACCGAGACGCGTGAGATCGACCAACTACTTCAAAGGTCCTCAGAAATCATGCCGCCTCAGTGGTGGCTGTCCGGTAGCGAGGCCACCAACTACCAATCCAATCAAGGGGAACAAGAAGGCGAAGAGATACAAATCCTGGAAGCGACAGTCCGCATCACAGATCAACTCATCCACTATCAGCTGCTTGTCCAACTTCACTTCCCCTACCTTCTCTGTTCTTCCACCCAAAGCAAGTACGATTATAGCAAGATGACAGCCGTCCATGCAAGCCGTGAGCTCCTTCGCCGCTTTCTTGCCTTCCGCGTTATTTATCCCGTCAGCTCCTACTGCCACGGTCTCGAATTCAGCACTTTCATAGCGATAGCGGCACTTTGCCTCGCTCACATGGAGGCACGCCGCCAGGTTCTCGCCGAGGAGATTGCCACCAAGAGCAGCGTGCTATGCTTTCTGACACACCAGCGACCGGCTGACCGGGGAATGATGGAGCGAGCGGTTGAGAATATGGAGAGTTTGGCCGCTGCCCGTAATAATATTCTTGTAAAGAAGGCGGTCGCGATCCTGCGGCATCTCCTTATTATTGAGGCGGATGTTGCAGCCGGCGGATGGTACAGCGCGGAGTCTTCACCTGCAAAGACACATGATACTGAGGAGGAGTTTGGCGGGCTTAGTGAGGGTGGAAATGTGCTACAAATCCTCATCCCGTACTTTGGCACCGTCAAGATTCGCCGCAGCGGGATTGACACCTCCATTTCATCACTGATGCCACCGCCATCAGGGGGCCGAAACGAGCACGCAGAATCCAACACGCAGAGAGCCTCCGCGAGGACTAGTCATCCCGCTGTCTTCAGCCTCGATAAGAACTCACAGGATGCACATATTCTTATGCCCGAGTTCGACACAGGGACAAGCGATTGGGCTTTGCAGGGCATAGACGTGAGCTTTCTCGGTGACCTCGCGGGGACCGGGACGGATGCGGTAGTATAA